Part of the Pseudarthrobacter sp. NBSH8 genome is shown below.
GGCTTAGACGGCGGCGGCGCTTTCCGGGTGGACCGTGGCCGAGATGGCCTGGCCCACGGTCTTGGCCTGACGCAGGACTTCCTTGGGTGAGGGCGTGATGAGCTCGCCCACGCCCACGAGGTAGATGCCGATCTGGCGCATCGCGGCCACCAGGTTGCGGCCAACAGTGATGCCGAAGTCGCTGAGCATACGCCGCAGCTGGCTGTGCGCACACCGGGTCAGCACAATGTTGTCTGCCAGCAGGATGCCGTTGGGCGTATGGACTTCCCACTGGCCGGACGGGGACCCCGCGGCCGTTCCCGTGCTGGTTCCGCCGGCTTCGCCGCCCACCATGGTCAGCTGAACCGCCCGGGTGGTGGTGCGGACATCCATGTGGTGGCTGGCGGCGTAGTTGCGCAGGTGGCGGAGGATCTCGTTGCGTTCCCGGAGGGATTCGGAGTCTGCTGCGTCGCAGCGCTGCAGTGAAGCAGTGTTGGCCGGTTGTGCGGCGCCGAGGATGTCGAGCCCGTCCACTACGATGGCGTGCACGCCACGGCGGCGCAGTTCCGCGCCAACCGCCAGGCCTGACAGCCCCGTGCCGATGATCACCGTGGTGGTCCGTTCGGTCCCGCCATTCACAGGCATGCTTGACACTACAGTTTTCCTCCTTGAAAGGCTTTCGGATGCAGGCAGCGTCGCCCCGCATGCGTTCCGTTACCCCCAAAGTCCGGCCGCAGCACCGGCCCGGGACGCACCTTGAATTGGGCGTCGGCGGACCGGCAGTGCCTCGAAGACTACAGAACATTCAGGACCGTGGATAGCCCAAACACAAACATTCTTCTCCGCGATGAATACGCTTTCCGCTCCGTTCGCCGTGGGCTGTGGATAACCGGCCAGCCAGCGGCGCTGGGCCGCTTGCTAAGTGTCCGTGGACCGAGAATAGTGAGAAGCGGAAGCAGGGCTCTCCAGCCCATCGGGGCACACATCGCGGCCGGTGCGGGCGGAGGGCGCCGCGTCTGGCAGAATAGCCGCAACATAAGGCAGTATCGCGAGGAGGCGGCCCCATGGGCGCACATGAGTTGCATCCGGATCCGGAAGAGGACAGGGCCGGAAATTCGGCGGCTCCGGTGGGGATTGTTGTCGGCGTAGACGGGTCCGACCACGGTCAGTGCGCCTTGGTGTGGGCAGCCCGGGAAGCCGAGCGCCGCCGTCGGCCTTTGCACATTGTCACCGCCTATTCAGTGCCGATCTTTGCGGCGTCCGGGCTGGACGGCGGGTACGCCACCGTGGATGATTCCGTGATCCGCGAGGGCGCCGAAGCGATCGTCAAGCAGGCGCTGGACAAGGTTTCCGGGTACAACATCGAGGTTGACGGCTCCGTGGAGAACGGGGACGCCTCGGGTGTGCTCCTGGAAATGTCCGAGACGGCTGATCTGCTGGTCTTCGGCACCCGCGGCCGTGGCGGATTTGTGGGACGACTGCTGGGCTCGGTGAGCAGCGCCCTGCCTGCACACGCCAAGTGCCCCACCGTTACGGTGCCGCTGGTGTGTTCGGACCGACTGGGCGAAACCACAGAAGACAAACGCATCAGGGCCGAGCAGGACAAGCCAGGGCACAAGCAGGTCGAGAACGTTGTGGTGGTGGGCGTTGACGGTTCCGAACAGGCGCGGGTCGCTGTGCTGGAGGCTGCCGACCAGGCTGAGCGGCTCGGGGCGACCCTGCGCGTAATCTGTGCGGTGCCGCAATTCAGTGGATCCTTGGCCTGGGTCCCGGCCCCCATGGACCGCAAAGCACTCTTCGATGACATCCAGATCCAACTTGACGCCGGAATGGCCTGGCTGAAGAGCCACTACCCGAACCTTGCCGTGGAGTCGGAACTGCTGGACGGTTCTGCCGTGGACGTCCTGGTGGAGGCCAGCCGGCATGTGGAACTGGTCGTGGTGGGCACCCGGGGCCATGGCGGGTTCACCGGCATGCTGCTGGGTTCCACCTCCGGCGGCGTGCTCCATCACGCCAAGAGCCCGGTCCTGGTTGTTCCGGACCGCGACGATCCGCGGCTGGCGGACCGCGACAAGTTTGGGCCGCTCCCCGGCGCAGCCTGACCAGTCACCTTCGCAGCAGGAGGCATGAAGATGCCTGACACCGGCAGCCCGCCTCCCATCCTGGGATTGGAGGTGGTCACCGCAGCAATGGTTCCCCTGGTGGGCGGCAAAGCGGCCAACCTGGGGGAGCTGCTCGCCGCTGGGCTGCCCGTGCCGGACGGCTTCTGCCTCACCACGGAGGCCTACCGTGAGGCGACTGCGGGAACCGGCGCACGCGCGAGTTCGCAAACTCACTCGAACCGCCCGCCGGCCTCACCCCGCTGCAGCACCTGGACTACGCCGAACACGTGCTCGGCACCCGCATCTTCTCAGTAGTGCCGTCCATCCTGCCGCTTCCGGCGCTCGGGTTCGCTGCCCTGGCGCTCGCCGGAAAACTGCTCGGCGGCGGCCGGTGGGAAGATCTGCAGACTGTGCTCCGCGGGCTGCCCAACAACGTCACCACCGAGATGGACCTGGAGTTGTGGCGCCTCGCCCAGGCGATCAAGAACGACGGCGGTTCCCGCGCCGCCGTGACGGACCGGGCACCCGCCGAGCTGGCCGAAGACTTCCGCGCGGGCCAGCTGCCCGCCGTGCTGCAGTCCGGGGTGGCCCGGTTCATGGGCCAGTACGGGCACCGTGCCGTGGCCGAGATCGACGTCGGTATGCCGCGCTGGTCGGACGACGCCACGCACATCCTGGGTGTCCTGGCGAATTATCTCCGGCTCGAGGGCTCGGCGCTGGCGCCGGATATCCAGTTCAGCAATGCGGCAGAAGAAGCCGAAGCCTGCGTTGACCGTCTCGTCGCGGAGGCGCGGAGCCGCGGCCGGCTGCGCGGGACTGTGGTCCGGGCGGCGCTGCGGCGCGCGGACTACGCCCTGGAACTCGAACGGCGTCACGTGCCGCGGGTGCTGCTGTCGGACGGCACTGAGCCGGAAGCCGTTCCATCCGGCGACGCTGCGGCCGCATCCACGGTGCCGGGGGCACTGACCGGGAGCCCGGCATCGGCCGGTGTTGTCACGGCCACTGCCCGTGTGATCCTCGACCCGGTGGGCGCGCGCCTGGAACCGGGAGAAATCCTGGTGGCGCCATCCACGGACCCCGGCTGGACACCGCTGTTCCTTACCGCGGGCGGACTGGTGATGGAGATGGGCGGGCCCAATTCCCACGGTGCCGTGGTGGCCAGGGAGTATGGCATTCCCGCGGTGGTGGGCGTCCCGGACGCCACGCTCCGGCTCTCCACCGGGCAGGAAAAAACGGTCGACGGCGGCGCCGGAACCGTGGTGCCTTCGTAGCAGGGCAGCCCCCGGCAAGACTTCCTGAAGAGACGTGTGCGCTGGCGGTCCCCAGGCGTAACCTGAAGTATGGGCTCCATGGATGAAGCAGGGCTGGCATGATCCGCGCATGGCTGCGCTGGGTGCCTGCCGTAGCTGTACCTGCAATGATTGCCGCCGGCGTGCTGGTGGGATCCATTCCGGCGCGCGCCGGCGATCCGTTGCCACAAAAGTCTCCGGCGGAGGTCCTGACCCTTCTTGCCCAGCACAACACCAGGTCATTCTCCGGAACGGTCGAGCAATCCGCCGAACTGGGCCTGCCCGAACTGCCGGCCGCCGGTCCCACGTCCGGACCGGTGCCGGCTGGTGGAGCCGCGTCGATCCTGGCGTTCCTGACCGGTGAGCACACTGCCCGGATATTCATGGACGGGCCAACAAAGATACGGGTCCAGCTGATGGACCGGCTGGCTGAACGTGACGTTATCCGGCGGGACGGCGACGTGTGGTTCTACAACTCCAAGGACAACAGCGCCGCCCACCTGGCCTTGCCGGCGTTCGCCAGCGACCTGCCGTTGCCCGTTCCGTCCATGCCCATCCTGCCCGGCGACCTCCCCGACCCGCCCGTACTGCCGACGCCAGAGGACCTGGCCCGTGAGTTCCTTGACGTTGTGGACAGTTCCACCGAGGTGACGGTGGGGCCGGACATCGAAATTGCCGGCCGGACGGCCTACGGCCTGGAACTGGCGCCGAGGACGCGGGGAACGCTGGTTGAGAAAGTTGCCATCGCCGTCGACGGCGAGACCGGAATGCCGCTGCGGGTATCCGTGATGGCACGCGGCCAGGCAAAACCGGCTTTCAAGGCTGGCTTCACCAGCCTGTCACTGGCGGCCCCGGAGGACTCGGTATTTTCGTTCGTTGCCCCACCAGGCGCCACGATCAAGGAGCTGCAGGCACCACCGATCCCGCTCCGGCCCGGCCTGCCACCCCTTCCGCCCGTTCCCGGTGGGATTACGCCAGGAGCGGTTCCGGACGGCGGCCCTGATCAGGTTCCCGGCAGTGATGCCGGCCTGCGGCACCGTGATGCACTCCGGCCAACGGTGATTGGCGAGGGCTGGGAGACCGTCATCGGGTTCCCCGCGGCACCCGACGGCCAAGGTGCTGCCTTGACTGAATCCTTGCTGAAGGATCCGCTCCTGTCCCAGGCCGCCGTCGTCGTGCCCGGCGGACGGCTCCTGTCCACGGCACTGGTCAACGTCTTGCTGACCGACGACGGCAGGATCTTTGTGGGGATGGTCCCGGCGGAGCGGCTCCAGGCCGCCGCCGGCGCAGTGTGACCGCGGCCGGGGGGACGGCTGCCGGGCTGGCCGCCGCCCGGACCAGCCCTCAAGGGAACGGCACAACCGGGCTGACCATCGAGACCCAGGGCCTGACCAAGCGTTTCGGCAAACAGCTGGCGGTCCACAACGTGGACCTCGCCGTTCCCCGCGGTGCCGTGTTCGGGTTCCTGGGCCCCAACGGTTCGGGCAAGACCACCACCATCCGGATGCTGTTGGGCCTTGCTGCCGCGTCGGCCGGAACCGTCAGCGTCCTGGGCCTGCCGATGCCGCAGCGCCTGCATGAGGTTCTGCCGCGCGTCGGTGCCCTGGTGGAGGGACCGGCGTTCTATCCGTTCCTTTCCGGCACCGCCAACCTGCACCGCCTGGACGCCGCCAGCCGGCATGCGGCCCCCGCTACCCGGACCGCCCGCGTGGCCGCCGCGCTTGAGCGCGTGGGTCTCTCACACGCCGCCGGCAAGCGGGTCCACGCCTACTCCCTGGGCATGAAGCAGCGGCTGGGGATCGCCAACGCGCTGCTGTCGCCGCGGGAGCTGCTGGTGCTCGATGAGCCCACCAACGGGCTGGACCCGCAGGGAACGCGGGAAGTGCGGAGCCTGGTGCGGTCGCTGGCCGCCGACGGTGCCACCGTCTTTGTCTCCAGCCACCTCCTCGCAGAGGTGGAGCAGATCTGCACGCACGCCGCCATCATGAGCGCCGGGCGGCTGGTGGCCCAGGGGCCGCTGGCCGAGTTCCGCCAGGGAGGCGAGACCCGGATCCGCCTGTTAACGCCCGACGCCGGGACGGCCAGCGAGGTCCTGCTGCGGTTGGGCATGTCCCCGGGAATGGGGACGCCTGAACCGGACGGCGACGTTCTGACCGCGGTCGCCGCCGCGTCCCGGCTTGAGGCCCCGGAGGACATTGTGGCGGAGCTCGTGGCAGCCGGGGTGCGCGTCCGCGGTTTTTCCGTGGAGCGGGAGAGCCTGGAGGAGCGCTTTGTGGCGCTGACGGGAGAGGGGTTCGACATTGCCCAATAGGGCTTCTGCGGCCGGCAGTGTTCCGGCAGCCCGTGGCGTTCCCGATGCCGGCAGTGGTAGTGAGACCAGCAGCGGTACTGAGACCAGCAGTGGTTCGAGCGCGCCGTCGAGCCTGCCCCTGCTGGGGTCCGAGCTGAAGACGCTTTTCCGGCGCCGCCGGACCGCGGCCATGCTGGTGGCTCTTGCCGCGATACCGGTGCTGATCGCCGTCGCTGTCCGGCTCTCGTCATCCGTTCCTGCCGGGAGGGGACCGGCGTTCCTGGACCGGATCAGCCAGAACGGGCTGTTTGTGGCGGTCACGGCGATGCTGGTTTCCGTGCCCCTGTTCCTCCCCCTAACCATTGGGGTGGTGGCGGGCGATACCATCGCTGGCGAGGCCAGCCTGGGCACGCTGCGTTACCTGCTGGTGGCGCCGGCCGGTCGCGTGCGCCTGCTGCTGGTGAAGTACGCCGGAGCGCTGGCGTTCTGCGTCGCCGCGCCCGTCACGGTGGCCCTTGCCGGGGCCGCGATCGGGGCTTCGCTGTTCCCTGTCGGGCCGGTAACGCTCCTATCCGGGGATGTCGTCCAGCCGCCTGAGGCCGCGCTGAGGCTGGTCCTGATCGCCGCCTATCTGGCGGTGTCCCTGGCCGGACTTTCGGCGATTGGCCTGTTCCTGTCCACCCTGACGGTGGTCCCGGTGGGCGCGATGGCCGCCACGGTGGTGCTGTCAGTGGTCTCGCAGGTGCTGGACCAACTGCCGCAGTTGGAATGGCTGCACCCTTGGCTGTTTACGCACTACTGGTTCGGCTTCGCGGACATCCTGCGCCAGCCGGTGCTGTGGGACTCTTTTGCCAGCAACGCGCTGCTGCAGGCGGGCTACGTGGCCGTGTTCGGGGCGCTCGCCTATGGCCGGTTTGTCACCAAGGACGTGCTGTCCTGAGCCTCGAGCGCTGGGCCGGGAGTCCCTGGCCGGAGCCTCGGACCGCAGCCCTGTCCGCATCAGTAGCGGGCTGCGTAAGGGTGGAGCTGCATCCCGGCCATCCAGCTCAACTGGGTCACGCCGATGCCCTCGTCCGGATTCAGCGCCTGCACCACCTGGCCGTTGCCCAGGTAGATGGCCACGTGATAGAAGCCCGGGGCTGAGCCCCAGACCAGCAGATCGCCGCGCCGGGCCTGGGAGATCGGCACGTGAACGGGGGCCGCCGCGTACTGCTGGGCAGCGGTGCGCGGCAGGTACTTGCCCGCGGCGGCGAAGGCCGTTTGCACGAGGCCGGAGCAGTCAAAACCGTTGGGGCCGATGCCGCCGTACTGGTAGAAATATGGCGACCCCACCTTGGACATCGCCACTGAGATGGCCGTCTCGTTGGAGCCACCCGGCGATGGGGCCGGTGTTGGCGCGGGAGCCGGGGCAGGTGCTGGGGCCGGAGCGGGCGCGGGTACTGGCGCGGGAGCGGGGGCAGGTGCTGGGGCCGGAGCGGGAACAGGCGCTGGAGCTGGCGCGGCCGGCAGGTTCCCGCCGCCGCCGCCGGCCGGTTCGGCGGCAGGCCGGTCTGCTGCCTGCGCCGCCGCAGCCCGATCAGCAGCCGCAGCCAGTTCGTCGAGCCTGGCTTCCTCGCGCTGCCTGTCCAAGGCGTCAATGCGAGCTGATTCGAGGGCCACTGTGGTGTTCCGCAGCTGGGCGAGTTGATCCACGAGGATTGTCCGCTGCGCCGCGGCTTCGGTTACGGCCTTGGCCTGGGCGGCGTTGGCTTGTCCGGCCTCTTCCTTGCGGGCTTCGGCCTTTTGGGCGGCGTCGTCAGCGGCCCGGTTGGCGTCGTCGGCGGCGGCCGTCAGGGACTGCGCTGCGGACGCTGCGGATGCCGCCGATCCGAAGGCACGGCTCCGGCTGGCCGAAATGGCTTCCAGTGTCGCAGCCTGGTGCAAGGTTTCGGGGTTGCCGCTGACGAACGTGCCCAGCGTAGGGTTCAGCCCGCCGTTGCGGTATAGGTCGCCGGCGAGCTGACCCACCTGCTTCCGGGTCCTGTCCTGCTCCTGCGTCGCAGCGGTGGCCTTGGCCGTGGCCACTTCTGCCGCCATCTTGCGGTCCTGCAGTTCAACCAGGGCTTCGCCGTAGGCGTTATTGGCCTGCAGAGACAAGGCAAACGTGGCTTGCTGGGCGCTCTTGGCGTCCGCGAGGAGGCGTTCGATGCTGGCGACCTTATCCGCCGTCGCGCGTTCACTCGCCTTGGCTGTGGCGATGTCCTCCGGGGTGGGAAGCTCCGGCGACGCCGGGAGATGGAGACTCGGAGCCTGCGGCAGCGGCGCAGCCTGGGAGGGGAGGGCCATGGTGCCGAAAAGTACGACGGCGGTGCACAGCACGGCGGCCTTCAAGCCGGATCCGGTCAAACCCATTCGCAGAACCTCGCACGCAGTAAGGCTGGGGGAGCGAGGTCTGGTGGCGGCACGAGGAGCCCCTCTGCTGATCTCCCAGCAGTCCGAGGCTACGTGAGCGTGTGAACTTTGGCAACACTGGTCACATCAATAACATATACAACAAGAGCGCGATTCCGGCACATATGGACCCGGCGTGTCGTGCCGAGCCTGTGTCGTCCGCCGCAAGGGTCAGGCGTGCTGGCGCGATTCGTGCTCCGAGTGACTTGCGGGCTCCAGCTGGAAAGTGCAGTGCTCGGTGTCAAAGTGGGAGCCCAGGCAGGTGGTCAGCTTGTCCAGGAGCTGGTCGGCGCCGCGGGCATTGAGGACGCCGTCCTCCACCACCACGTGGGCTGAAAACACCGGCACGCCGGATGTGATCGTCCAGATGTGGATGTCATGGACGTCCACCACGCCGTCAACGCTGAGGATGTGTTCGCGGATCATCTGCACCTCCACACCTTTGGGGGTCGCCTCCAATAGGACGTCCACCACATCGCGCAGCAGGCTCCAGGCCCGCGGCAGGATCATCAGGGCGATGAGCACGGAGGCGATCGTGTCGGCGGCCTGGTAGCCGGTGAACATGATGACCAGGGCAGCAACAATGACTGCGACTGAGCCCAGCAGGTCGCCCAGCACTTCAAGGTAGGCGCCCCGGATGTTCAGGCTGTCCTGGTGTGCGCCGCGCAAAATCAGCATCGAGACCAGGTTGGCCACCGCGCCCAGGATGGCCGCGAAGAGCATGATGTCGGTGTGGACCTCGGGCGCGGAGCCAATTCGGCGGATGGCCTCGGTGAAGATGACCACCGAGATAACAATCAGGATCAGCGCGTTGGCCAGGGCGGCCAGGACCTCGGCCCGCTGGTAGCCGTAGGTCCGCTGATCGCTTGCGGGGCGTCCGGCGATCCAGGCAGCCAGGAGAGCGATGGTCACGCCGGCCGCATCCGAGAGCATGTGGCCGGCGTCCGCCAGCAGGGCCAAAGATCCGGACAGTGCCGCGCCGATCACCTGGACCACCACCACAGCAAGGATGATGGCCAGGACGGCGATGAGCCGTTTGCGGTGGCGGCCTGTCGCCGTGATCCCGTGTGTGTGGCTGTGGTCGTGTCCCATGCCTACAAGGCTAGTCCCAGCCGAGCTCGTGCAGCCGCCGGTCGTCGATGCCGAAGTGGTGGGCAATCTCGTGCACCACCGTCACAGCCACTTCCTGGATCACCTTGTCGCGGGACCCGCAGATATCCAGGATGGGCTGGCGGAAGATGGTGATCCGGTCCGGCAGTGAACCGGCATCCCACCATGAATCCCGCTCCGTCAAGGGAACGCCCTCGTAAAGGCCCAGCAGAACGGTGTCCGGTTCATCGCCCGGGCCGGGCACGTAGTCGTCCTCGACAAACACGGCCACGTTGTCCATGGCGGCCGCCAGTTTGGCGGGGATCAGTCCCAGTGCATCCGTGACGGCGGCCTCGAAATCGTCAGCGGACATCTCAAACGGACCGGACTCTTGCGGACCATCCGGGATGATGGGCAGGCCGGGCGGCAGTTTGGCGGGCATAATCAGACTCTAGTCCGCAGCCCGGTCGGCGCGCATACTGAAACCCGTCCTTGACCGCCTTGGGAGGAGCCTGATGTCCGTCCATCATCGCCTTTTTGCCGCCACTTACGACGCACTATCGGCCTCTGTGGAGCGCCGGGAGCTCGCTCCTCGACGGGCTCGGCTGCTTTCCGGGCTGACGGGAACCGTGGTGGACGTCGGCGCAGGCACCGGGGCGAATCTGCGGCACTTCCGCCACGCTGAGCGGGTAATCCTGGTAGAGCCGGACCGCTACATGCGGGCCAGGTTGAGCTCCCGGCTCGGGGAGTCATCGGTTCCTGTGGAGGTTTCCTGCGCCGATGCGGAGCACCTGCCGCTGCCGGACGGCGCGGCGGACGCCGTCGTGTTCACCCTGGTGCTGTGCTCGGTGCCGGATCAGCGGCTTGCCCTGTTGGAGGCGCGAAGGGTACTCAAACCCGGCGGGACACTCGCGGTGCTGGAACATGTCCGCGGACAGGGCCGGGCGGCCCGCTGGCAGGACAGGCTGGACGGCCTGTGGGGCCGATGTGTGGCGCCGGGGTGCCACATCAACAGGACCACGGTGGCATCCATCGGCGAGGCCGGATTCGAATTCACGGAAATCAGCAGGTTGGAGGCTCCGGCGGTTGCCCTGGCCACGCCGATCATCGCGGGCACGGCAAAGCCGAGCCCAACGTTTCGCTGAACGGAGCCGCTACCGGGACCTGCGGCGCGTCAGGCCAACACCCACCAGGCAGACCAGCCCGCCCACCAAGCCCAGCACCGCGGGCACTTCGCTGAGGACCAGCCACGAGATCAGGATGGTGGTGCCCGGCACAAGATAAGTGGTGGCCGCCAGTTTTCCGGCGTCAATCAGGGACAGCGCGTAGGCCCAGGTGGTGAAGGCGACGGCGGTGGGGAAGATGCCCAGATAGACCAGGCCCAGTGTCGCCGGCAGCGGTGCCGACTGCAGCTCGGACACCAGCTGGCCGCTGAATGGCAGGCAGCAGACCGCCCCCACCATGATGCCGAACCAGGTGGCCTGGCCCGCCGGGAACTTCCGCAGCACCGGTTTCTGGATGATGACGCTGACGGCGGCGAGCACGGCGGCAAGGAGGCAGAGCAGCACGCCCGCCACATCCGCCGTCGAACGTTCCCCGGAACCTGAGCCGGAACCAAGCGCGATTAGGGCAACCCCGCCGAACGCCACCAGGCTCCCGATAATCAGCCAGCGCGGGAAGCCCTCCTTCAGGAAGACGCCGGCCATGATGGCAACCAGGATGGGATTGACGTTGATCAGCAAGGCGGCGGTCCCGGCGTCCAGCAGGTGTTCTGCCGCGTTCAGGGCCACGTTGTAGCCGCCGAACCACATCACGCCGTAGCCCAGGATGGGCCACCATTCGCGGCCCCGCGGCAGCAGCTTGCTTTTGGCCAGCTGCGGCAGCACCAGCGCGCCGAGCACGACGGCGGCAACCGCCAGCCTGCCCAGGGTCAGGGAACCGGGGGAGAAAGTGGGACCGATGGCCCGGATCCCCACGAAGGCCGAGGCCCAGAACACTACGGTGATCACCACGGCAGCGACGCCGAGCGCGTTGGGACGGCCAGGTGACGGGCGAAGCGCGGTTGCTGCTGCGCTGAGAGGGGTGCTTGAAGCCATGCTGCCAATCTAGCCCTGCCGCGGCGCCGGCAGCTGGCGGGAATCGGACACGTCTAGTCGATTTTCTGCCAATCCTGGGCCGACCACTCCAACAGCCGCTCCAGGGGCCAGGTGGTAACGATGCGGTCCACGGGCACATTGTTGTGCGCGGCACGGGCCGCCCCGTACTGGAGGAAGTCGAGCTGGCCCGGAGCGTGGGCGTCGCTGTCGATCGAGAACAGGCAGCCGGCGTCCAGGGCCAGCCGGATCAGGTCATCCGGCGGGTCCTGCCGCTCGGGGCGCGAGTTGATCTCGACCGCCACATTGTTTTCGGCGCACGCCGCAAATACCTTCAGGGCGTCGAAGTCCGATTGCGGGCGCGTGCCACGGGATCCCTCCACCAGGCGTCCGGTGCAGTGGCCCATCACATTGGTCCGGGGGTTCTGGATGCCCTGGAGCATCCGCTGGGTCATGGTGGCGCCGTCCGCCCGAAGCTTCGAATGGACGCTGGCCACCACAATGTCCAGACGGTCCAGCATCTCCGGTGACTGGTCCAGTTCGCCGGATTCCAGGATGTCCACCTCGATGCCGGTCAGGAGCCGGAATCCGTCCTTTTCGCCGTCAGCTGCGGAGGCGGCGTTGATCGCGGCCACAACGTCGAGCTGTTCGGTCAGGCGCTCGGCGCTGAGCCCGTTGGCGATGGTCAGGTTGGGGGAGTGGTCTGTCAGCGCCAGGTACTCGCGGCCCAGAAGGCGGGCAGCGTCTGCCATGAGGTGGATGGGAGAGCCGCCGTCGGACCAGTCGCTGTGGCTGTGGAGGTCGCCCCGGAGCGCTTCGTGAAGCTCGGTCCCACCGTCCGCCAGCGGCACCGCGCTTCGCTGGCGAAGATCCTCAAGATACTCGGGCACCTCGCCGTCCACGGCCTGCCGGACCACTTGGTAGGTCCTGTCGCCGATGCCCTTCATGCTCTTGAGCCTGGCGTCCCGGGCCCGGGACGCCACCTCCGAAGGGTCGAGTCCGGCGATGATCCCGGCCGCCTTCCGGAAGGCCTGGACCTTGAACGTGGCGGCGCGTTCCCGTTCCAGCCAGAAAGCAATTTCATTGAGCGCGGCGACGGCATCCATCTGTCCATCTTCGCCTGTTCCGGCCGCTTCGGTCAGGTGTC
Proteins encoded:
- a CDS encoding FAD-binding protein: MPVNGGTERTTTVIIGTGLSGLAVGAELRRRGVHAIVVDGLDILGAAQPANTASLQRCDAADSESLRERNEILRHLRNYAASHHMDVRTTTRAVQLTMVGGEAGGTSTGTAAGSPSGQWEVHTPNGILLADNIVLTRCAHSQLRRMLSDFGITVGRNLVAAMRQIGIYLVGVGELITPSPKEVLRQAKTVGQAISATVHPESAAAV
- a CDS encoding universal stress protein, with translation MGAHELHPDPEEDRAGNSAAPVGIVVGVDGSDHGQCALVWAAREAERRRRPLHIVTAYSVPIFAASGLDGGYATVDDSVIREGAEAIVKQALDKVSGYNIEVDGSVENGDASGVLLEMSETADLLVFGTRGRGGFVGRLLGSVSSALPAHAKCPTVTVPLVCSDRLGETTEDKRIRAEQDKPGHKQVENVVVVGVDGSEQARVAVLEAADQAERLGATLRVICAVPQFSGSLAWVPAPMDRKALFDDIQIQLDAGMAWLKSHYPNLAVESELLDGSAVDVLVEASRHVELVVVGTRGHGGFTGMLLGSTSGGVLHHAKSPVLVVPDRDDPRLADRDKFGPLPGAA
- a CDS encoding PEP/pyruvate-binding domain-containing protein, with product MVPLVGGKAANLGELLAAGLPVPDGFCLTTEAYREATAGTGARASSQTHSNRPPASPRCSTWTTPNTCSAPASSQ
- a CDS encoding ABC transporter ATP-binding protein; translation: MTIETQGLTKRFGKQLAVHNVDLAVPRGAVFGFLGPNGSGKTTTIRMLLGLAAASAGTVSVLGLPMPQRLHEVLPRVGALVEGPAFYPFLSGTANLHRLDAASRHAAPATRTARVAAALERVGLSHAAGKRVHAYSLGMKQRLGIANALLSPRELLVLDEPTNGLDPQGTREVRSLVRSLAADGATVFVSSHLLAEVEQICTHAAIMSAGRLVAQGPLAEFRQGGETRIRLLTPDAGTASEVLLRLGMSPGMGTPEPDGDVLTAVAAASRLEAPEDIVAELVAAGVRVRGFSVERESLEERFVALTGEGFDIAQ
- a CDS encoding ABC transporter permease, translating into MPNRASAAGSVPAARGVPDAGSGSETSSGTETSSGSSAPSSLPLLGSELKTLFRRRRTAAMLVALAAIPVLIAVAVRLSSSVPAGRGPAFLDRISQNGLFVAVTAMLVSVPLFLPLTIGVVAGDTIAGEASLGTLRYLLVAPAGRVRLLLVKYAGALAFCVAAPVTVALAGAAIGASLFPVGPVTLLSGDVVQPPEAALRLVLIAAYLAVSLAGLSAIGLFLSTLTVVPVGAMAATVVLSVVSQVLDQLPQLEWLHPWLFTHYWFGFADILRQPVLWDSFASNALLQAGYVAVFGALAYGRFVTKDVLS
- a CDS encoding C40 family peptidase — encoded protein: MGLTGSGLKAAVLCTAVVLFGTMALPSQAAPLPQAPSLHLPASPELPTPEDIATAKASERATADKVASIERLLADAKSAQQATFALSLQANNAYGEALVELQDRKMAAEVATAKATAATQEQDRTRKQVGQLAGDLYRNGGLNPTLGTFVSGNPETLHQAATLEAISASRSRAFGSAASAASAAQSLTAAADDANRAADDAAQKAEARKEEAGQANAAQAKAVTEAAAQRTILVDQLAQLRNTTVALESARIDALDRQREEARLDELAAAADRAAAAQAADRPAAEPAGGGGGNLPAAPAPAPVPAPAPAPAPAPAPVPAPAPAPAPAPAPAPTPAPSPGGSNETAISVAMSKVGSPYFYQYGGIGPNGFDCSGLVQTAFAAAGKYLPRTAAQQYAAAPVHVPISQARRGDLLVWGSAPGFYHVAIYLGNGQVVQALNPDEGIGVTQLSWMAGMQLHPYAARY
- a CDS encoding cation diffusion facilitator family transporter, encoding MGHDHSHTHGITATGRHRKRLIAVLAIILAVVVVQVIGAALSGSLALLADAGHMLSDAAGVTIALLAAWIAGRPASDQRTYGYQRAEVLAALANALILIVISVVIFTEAIRRIGSAPEVHTDIMLFAAILGAVANLVSMLILRGAHQDSLNIRGAYLEVLGDLLGSVAVIVAALVIMFTGYQAADTIASVLIALMILPRAWSLLRDVVDVLLEATPKGVEVQMIREHILSVDGVVDVHDIHIWTITSGVPVFSAHVVVEDGVLNARGADQLLDKLTTCLGSHFDTEHCTFQLEPASHSEHESRQHA
- a CDS encoding metallopeptidase family protein, whose translation is MPAKLPPGLPIIPDGPQESGPFEMSADDFEAAVTDALGLIPAKLAAAMDNVAVFVEDDYVPGPGDEPDTVLLGLYEGVPLTERDSWWDAGSLPDRITIFRQPILDICGSRDKVIQEVAVTVVHEIAHHFGIDDRRLHELGWD
- a CDS encoding class I SAM-dependent methyltransferase; this translates as MSVHHRLFAATYDALSASVERRELAPRRARLLSGLTGTVVDVGAGTGANLRHFRHAERVILVEPDRYMRARLSSRLGESSVPVEVSCADAEHLPLPDGAADAVVFTLVLCSVPDQRLALLEARRVLKPGGTLAVLEHVRGQGRAARWQDRLDGLWGRCVAPGCHINRTTVASIGEAGFEFTEISRLEAPAVALATPIIAGTAKPSPTFR
- a CDS encoding DMT family transporter, translating into MASSTPLSAAATALRPSPGRPNALGVAAVVITVVFWASAFVGIRAIGPTFSPGSLTLGRLAVAAVVLGALVLPQLAKSKLLPRGREWWPILGYGVMWFGGYNVALNAAEHLLDAGTAALLINVNPILVAIMAGVFLKEGFPRWLIIGSLVAFGGVALIALGSGSGSGERSTADVAGVLLCLLAAVLAAVSVIIQKPVLRKFPAGQATWFGIMVGAVCCLPFSGQLVSELQSAPLPATLGLVYLGIFPTAVAFTTWAYALSLIDAGKLAATTYLVPGTTILISWLVLSEVPAVLGLVGGLVCLVGVGLTRRRSR
- a CDS encoding PHP domain-containing protein, translated to MDAVAALNEIAFWLERERAATFKVQAFRKAAGIIAGLDPSEVASRARDARLKSMKGIGDRTYQVVRQAVDGEVPEYLEDLRQRSAVPLADGGTELHEALRGDLHSHSDWSDGGSPIHLMADAARLLGREYLALTDHSPNLTIANGLSAERLTEQLDVVAAINAASAADGEKDGFRLLTGIEVDILESGELDQSPEMLDRLDIVVASVHSKLRADGATMTQRMLQGIQNPRTNVMGHCTGRLVEGSRGTRPQSDFDALKVFAACAENNVAVEINSRPERQDPPDDLIRLALDAGCLFSIDSDAHAPGQLDFLQYGAARAAHNNVPVDRIVTTWPLERLLEWSAQDWQKID